The Solanum dulcamara chromosome 6, daSolDulc1.2, whole genome shotgun sequence genome contains the following window.
TTCCCATtttccataaaataaaaaaaacaattcaaaTGGTCCCAGTATATGCAACTTGGAAGAAATGACCAAATGCAAATTTTTTTGTCCATGTCTTTCGGCAACAACCTCTTTACCTtcatgagatagtgataaaattTGCATATACTGTATCCTTCTCAGACCCCACGTAGTGAGATTTCACTGAGTATATTATTGCTTCTTTTGGAAAAATGTAATGAAACTCATGGAGTCCGTTTTTTGAAATTCAAGggtatttttatgattttatggGTTTAGTGACGTCAGATGTTTGTTATtgagttcaaaatttaatttttatacatatttaatgaTGCAAATAAAGGATTTAGACTAAAGTTGATTATCAGAGGCGGAGCTAACACTATAGTTATCGATTTGACGGAAACCAATTATTTTAAGTTACAAACCCTGTATTTgtgttaaaatttatttaaaatatgtaataaataatttatccaTGATCCAGTaagcaaaaaaaattatgattcaTTACTCATAAACTAAATATTCTGGCTCTACCTCAGTTACTGATTCGATCGAACTAATAGATGACTTTCTAGCTTCGCTCCTTTAGTAAGATCTATTTgttagtatatttttttttaaaaaaaaaggtacaAAATTGagtcttaaaaaataaaatgaatgatAGAACGTTTGATGTGAATCATTGTGACTAGCACACAACTCTCTATCTCTTAATTAACCAAATATTAAACGTGAAGAATAAATCCCATTAAGCAGTAAGTTACAATTTTCAtttcacttttttaaaaaaactaaaatcaaTTAGTTACAAACTTTATCGCCAATTCATCATTAAATTGCTGGGAGTTAATAAAATTTCttgataattattatctaattTGTTGCTAAATTTGAATTAATGATATATTTTGCTGTTTAGCTACAAATTTTTAgcgttttatatatttttatcgtAATATTTGAGAAAGGGCTTAATGATGTGTCACTATAGTTGTCTATGATTTTTCTGATTTATTTTTTGCTTATTTtccaggagcgacaagattagaaatgtggctattcgggacaaggtaggagtggcctcggtggaagacaagatgcgggaaatgcgactgagatggtttggacatgtcaagaggagagacacagatgccccagtgcggaggtgtgagaggctggccatggatgattatagaagaggtaggggtaggccgaagaagtattggggaggggtgattagacaggaaatgacgcagttacaacttacggaggacatgaccttaaatAGGAGGGtatggaggacccacattagggtagaatgctagttcatagtctcgttattcttctctattcataggcgtaaTAGTgaattacgatctcttgcgctttgacttctgatttctgttatttctattattatttattactttatatgctttgattactctattttatctgtgacgctttcattatttatttatttgttatttgtatttatttgttagcTATTCGttatttatttgttgtttttctcataaagcttttaatttcctattcttatctaacattttttatgcgtttacgcttttactgagccgagggtttccaggaaacagccgtcctaccttggtaagagtaaggtctgcgtacattctaccctccccagaccccatattgtggaatttcactgggttgttgttgttgttgttgttattttccagaattatacaaatgttgtagTTGACTTTAGTCAGTCAACTATTAAAGTCAAATATTCTCTGTTGACTTAGCATGTGATGCCAGTACGTgaaattaaatataagaaaatcaaattaaaagttTGACAAAATGGCcatcaatgaaaataaaatagaacTACTTTGCTCTTTTCCACGTAAAAGTTAATTGACATATAAGTTTGaataatttaagttatatacatttttatgaaaattttcgtACACGCTAAAAAAAATCTCTTTTACACgctaattttttatttactgtAAATTTTATCTTCCCACACACATTAGAAAAAATATCACTTTTACGCGCTAATTTTACCAAGTTTGCTTAATTTTACCATCTCACATAAAGGAATAATacataaatgatttatttaatttgGACTTAGCTGATACTTATGCACTTCAATTTTAAATGTGTACTAGTAGATAcataaacttgtataaaattgaataaatagatACATGTGTCTTAAATGACAATCTATAAATAGCTCTTTTACTCGCTAATTTTATGTTAACTTTAAGGAGATTGGACTACTCAACCAATACGGGGTTTGTTTCACTCTATTGATAATAGATATTTACCAAAATAATTGTTGAGAGAAATATTAAAAGGAAAATGTCACAATTGACGTGTTTTTGTTCTCTTACTTTCTGGAATTTTGGACATGACAAAATCATTGACGTAAAGAGTAAGTCGTTTGGACATAacattttataataataataataataataataataataataataataataataataataataataataataataataataataataataataataatataataagtaAAACAAATTATTCATGCATTTAAATTTGTCTAGTGGTTATAACTTTCTGACCCTTCATGGCATGTGGTTCCTCCACTaggaaataatttataataagtGGAATATATAAAGCAAACAACTTGTTACAATAAGTTAAACTATATTGATATGGTATATAAAACTACGGATACTCACATTGTCAAAAACtcgattttttaaaattttttaacaGGTGTCGAATATTTGCATTGAAGTTTTGACTACACTAGTTCGAATTTAAATCGAAAAtactttagaattttttttcattgtcAGAATTTAAATATGAGACTTCTGACTAGGATAAGAAGATCCTATCCATCCTTCACTAAACCTTGGTGTTCAACTAATCTGTATTTCCACGTGAACCATGATccctataaaaaaaattatattttcgaATCTTAAATTCGAGACGTTTGATTAAGGATGAAAGGATTATGTCCCTTCACTGCTATATATCCCTTGGTGGTCACAATGACTCAATGTATATAAGTTTAATGAGTTAATGTACTTCATTCTTGTACCTCTTCTATGGCATTCAAAAACATTgccattcttcttttcttccacACAATTTTCCAATCCCAACTATACAAATCCATAGCATTAGATCAAACATGGATAAAAGCTGGTTATTGGCAATATGACACAACAAATCCTTCCAATATCCAAAGCATAAATTCCACTCTTTACACACACATCATCTATGGCTTTGCTGAAATGAGTTTCAACTCATCAATAGATCACATGATTGTCACAATATCAAATGATGAGCAAATTAAAAACTTCAATAAAATTGTCAAGATGACAAATCCATTAGTGAAGACAATTTTATCAATTGGTGGAAGTGATCAATCTTCATATGGATCTGAGATGTACCTATTAATGTCAAGTACATACTTCACAACAAGAAAATATTTCATTGAATCATCAATTGAAATAGCGcgattttatgattttgatggACTTGATTTCTGCTGGATTTGGCCTACTTCATCGCAAGATATGTCGAATTTGGCTACCCTTTTGGATGATTGGAGAATAGCTATTGATCTAGAGTCAAAGAAATCGAAAAAAACGCGACTTTTTTTAACCATGGCAGGTCAATACACACCATTTATTCAAGATTTGACTTTCCCGATTGAGTCAATGAGGAAAAACttggattggttacatgtttTTGCATTTGATTACTATAATCCAGGGACAACAAATTACACATCCCCTGTTGCAGCATTGTATGATCCTTCAACAACTACTAATTTGAACACTGATTATGGGATTAATGTTTGGATCAAATCTGGTTTTCCTAGTGAAAAAATTGTGTTGGGATTGCCATTTTTTGGCTATGTATGGACATTGGTTAGTCCAAAAAACAACCAAATTGGGGTGGTGGGAACAGGGCCAGGGCCAAAAGATTCTCTGTATGATGAAGCTGAAAATGAGCCATTCGCGAGTAGAAATGGTGCATTGGACTTCAATAGTATCAAGAGAGACATGATAAAATATCGCGCTAAAAATTCAACGTATAATTCAACTTATGTGATGAATTATGTCTCTATTGGTACAACTTGGGTTGGTTTTGATGATGTTGAGGCAGTGAAAACCAAAGTTTCCTATGCAAAAGAGAAGAATTTGAAGGGCTATGTGGCATGGCAAGTCTCATATGACTATACCTCTATTCTTTCTCGGGCTGCTGCATTAGGTAATTTGGTCTCTTTATATGATTTTACGCAATTCTTATCTCATACTAAGGCGAATCTAGAGTACAATATATAGGTTCACTAGAACCTAATACCTTTTGTCCAAATCCCAATATATATTAAGAACTTCATCAAATGTTTATAGATATTTGACTGTGAACCTAGTTAATTATTAACTTGAGGTCGTTGTAGAACCTTACTTTAAATTTTGGATTTGCTTCCGACCttatgagctagcttttgggttGTGTTAGACCCAACATTCATTTCTTATTATAGTATCAGAGCTAGACTCATCTCAATTTTGGTTATCCGAGGTTCGGTCAACATAGTTTGTTGTTCGCCCTAAAGTTGGCAGGCTTGGGTGTGCGAGAGGTGTCAGAATTCCCACATTATTGTTTACAGATGGGTGACTTAGTCTATTTATATGTTTTTTGGGTGATTCTTATCTCGTGAACTAGCTTTGAGGTTGAATTTGACctaaaattcttaatttttttaacgaAAAATTTACTGGTCCGACTAATCTGAATTGACCTCGAATAAGGACAATGTCTAAAcaatttgttttttgttttttcattgATAGAAGTTAAAGATATTCAAGAAGTGGCAGATATTGATCAATCAGCTagtatgaagaagaagaaaaaactcaATCGATTGATTCTCATTTTGATTCCAATGGGATCTCTATTGATGTTATTGTTGCTTATATTTACACTATGGTGTCTTCGAAGGAGAAAAATACTTAAATTTCAAGGTAATTCTTTAAATAGttattctctctattttttaacGATCGTGCATCGTTATATATCTTTCTTTTGAGCTGAGGATCTATCAGAAACAGTATCTCTACCTCATAAAGGTAAGAGTAAGGTTAGTGTACACCCTATCGttaaaaatttctaaaattattcttaccttttttttaGTGCCAAGGAACAAAATTGGAAGCAAcaataatgaagaaaaaggagatGAAGAAACTAGGACTTTGCAAATATTTAGTTTTGATGAGATGAAGGAAGCTACAAATAATTTTTCAGTTGAAAATGAGCTTGGAAGAGGTGGATATGGACCTGTTTACAAGGTACATTAACATTTTGTttccttttagaaaaaaaatgaaaaattgaaaagttTTCTTTAGAAACATTGATCAAGTATAATGTACTGTTTTAATATTTGTAAATgtgattttcaaaataattagtCAAATATAAATTGATACTTTCCAAAAGTACTCCTCACAAAAACACTTACAAAATAAGCAGatcttgagagaaaatttgGTCAAATAGGCTATAATTAGTCCAGGTCGAGTTAAGCCAGTTCATggttttcttcttttgatttcCACTAGATGTCTGGTACGTGTTTAGGAAAGTCTGATTTATTCTTTTTCATGCTGCGTAAGAttcattaaaagaaaaaaaacactttGTATTAGGATATTTTCTCATTCTCATGACTTAAATCCGAAATTTTCTAATCAACCTACGACTGAAGAATCCTATCCGTACCACCATAACCTAAGCCAACTTGTAACGTTACACGAACAACATGTTGAGCCATAGTCAACTCTTTCATTTCACTTTAATGTCTCATGAAAGTAACTAATTAATCAAATTGACATATAATATTACTTTTTCTAACTCttatttaaaagtaaaaattaagttaattataTTGTTTGATTAGCTTGTAAATATCATCTTTTACTTgtagttttttcttttctatacTTGATTTCCGAATTATCTTTTATAGggaaagttgaaaaatgagaaagaaaTAGCAGTGAAAAGGCTATCAGAGACATCAACTCAAGGATTGGAAGAATTTGAAAATGAAGTGATTCTTACAGCAAAATTACAACATATAAATCTTGTAAAAGTTGTGGGATTTTGCAttgagaatgaagaaaaaatgTTGATCTATGAATATATGCCCAACAAGAGCTTGGACTACTACATTTATAGTAAGTCattcttttccctttctttttcaCATTTCATATTGAGTTTAATTTATATACATCGTAAAAATATTTTCACATTATTGTACAGTTTAGAAGACAACGACTGTGTAAAATTCATATGGGCTtggcattttttgaaaataatcaGTGTTTGAATAAATTTGTTAAAAAGCAGTTATTTTTTATGCAGAAACATCATTTGTGTCGTAAATTTCAATCTTCAACAAGTGAAATAATCGGGATATACtatcttgatttttgaaataaatgaCAATATCATGGATTtcgtatataaaaaaaagtgataCATCATGATAGATGTCCTGAATTTCTTCCAGGATATTGTGATggagtttcattttttttttctaattcaagaggcttttctaaaaaaaaagacATGGTTCTTTCAATTCGTAATCCG
Protein-coding sequences here:
- the LOC129891503 gene encoding G-type lectin S-receptor-like serine/threonine-protein kinase At1g11410, with protein sequence MAFKNIAILLFFHTIFQSQLYKSIALDQTWIKAGYWQYDTTNPSNIQSINSTLYTHIIYGFAEMSFNSSIDHMIVTISNDEQIKNFNKIVKMTNPLVKTILSIGGSDQSSYGSEMYLLMSSTYFTTRKYFIESSIEIARFYDFDGLDFCWIWPTSSQDMSNLATLLDDWRIAIDLESKKSKKTRLFLTMAGQYTPFIQDLTFPIESMRKNLDWLHVFAFDYYNPGTTNYTSPVAALYDPSTTTNLNTDYGINVWIKSGFPSEKIVLGLPFFGYVWTLVSPKNNQIGVVGTGPGPKDSLYDEAENEPFASRNGALDFNSIKRDMIKYRAKNSTYNSTYVMNYVSIGTTWVGFDDVEAVKTKVSYAKEKNLKGYVAWQVSYDYTSILSRAAALEVKDIQEVADIDQSASMKKKKKLNRLILILIPMGSLLMLLLLIFTLWCLRRRKILKFQVPRNKIGSNNNEEKGDEETRTLQIFSFDEMKEATNNFSVENELGRGGYGPVYKGKLKNEKEIAVKRLSETSTQGLEEFENEVILTAKLQHINLVKVVGFCIENEEKMLIYEYMPNKSLDYYIYNQVRRLVLNWEKRVQIIEGIIQGLLYLQEYSRLTIIHRDIKASNILLDLQMKPKISDFGMARIFKKDAVEANTNRIVGTRGYIPPEYAIEGRYSTKSDVFSFGVLLLQIISGKKNTCLYGADENLDLLEYAFEMWRNGEGMEFMDQSLDDTTHSCKLLKCMQIALLCVQKNPLDRPTMLEISSMFKNIENLVMSSPKRPAFSIREDEDQVVLNGSSQEIDIDNATITQLVAR